From the unidentified bacterial endosymbiont genome, one window contains:
- a CDS encoding LacI family DNA-binding transcriptional regulator, which translates to MTTMLEVAKRAGVSKATVSRVLSGNGYVSQETKDRVFQAIEESGYRPNLLARNLATRRTRTLGLVVTNTLYHGVYFSELLFHAARMTEEKGRQLILADGKHSADEEREAIQYLLDMRCDAVIIYPRFLSVEEMDEIVEKCEQPIMVLNRRLRRNSSQSVWSDHKASSLDAVSQLIQKGHRDIAFITGSLDSPTGIERLSGYKAALAQHHIPLRPALIAQGKWNPASGAAAVAELLSRGETFTALVASNDDMAIGAIKQLHERGIVTPDKVSVIGFDDVAIAPYTVPSLTSVRIPVTEMIKETIGRLIFMLDGGEFNYQQAFCGELILRDSVIEGPYR; encoded by the coding sequence ATGACCACGATGCTGGAAGTGGCGAAGCGGGCGGGCGTTTCGAAAGCGACGGTGTCCCGGGTACTTTCGGGGAACGGCTACGTCAGCCAGGAGACCAAAGACCGGGTATTTCAGGCCATTGAAGAGAGCGGATATCGCCCGAATTTGCTGGCGAGAAACCTGGCGACCAGGCGTACCCGGACGCTGGGGCTGGTGGTGACCAACACCCTGTATCACGGCGTCTATTTCAGCGAGCTGCTGTTTCACGCCGCGCGCATGACGGAAGAGAAAGGTCGGCAGCTGATCCTGGCGGACGGCAAGCACAGCGCGGATGAAGAGCGGGAGGCGATCCAATACCTGCTCGATATGCGCTGCGACGCGGTGATCATCTACCCGCGCTTCCTGAGCGTTGAAGAGATGGATGAAATTGTCGAGAAATGTGAACAGCCCATTATGGTCCTCAACCGTCGCCTGCGAAGAAACAGCAGCCAGAGCGTCTGGTCCGATCACAAAGCCTCCAGTCTCGACGCGGTGTCTCAACTGATTCAAAAAGGCCATCGGGATATCGCATTTATTACCGGCTCGCTGGATTCGCCCACGGGGATTGAGCGTCTTTCGGGCTATAAAGCGGCGCTGGCGCAGCACCACATTCCGCTACGTCCAGCACTGATTGCGCAGGGCAAATGGAACCCGGCCAGCGGGGCGGCGGCCGTTGCTGAATTATTGTCTCGCGGCGAAACCTTTACGGCGCTGGTGGCGAGTAATGACGATATGGCGATTGGCGCCATCAAACAGCTGCATGAGCGTGGGATCGTCACGCCGGACAAGGTCTCGGTGATAGGCTTCGACGATGTGGCGATTGCGCCCTACACGGTACCGTCGCTCACAAGCGTTCGCATTCCGGTGACGGAAATGATTAAAGAGACCATCGGTCGCCTGATCTTCATGCTCGATGGCGGTGAATTCAACTATCAGCAAGCCTTCTGCGGCGAGTTGATCCTCCGGGATTCTGTCATTGAGGGTCCATATCGCTGA